tatgtatatgtacttCTAATAACATTAGCAGCTGCAAACATGAAAGCTGTTATTAGTGGTTGAGTCAACTTGTAAACATGACTTTGTCTAGTTCTTCAGTTCACTGGGCTGATGCTCCTTTAGGAACTCCTTCATATAGGCAGCAAGAACTTCAGTGTCTTCTAAAGTTACTGCGTTGTACAGAGAAGCTCGTATCCCACCAACAGATCTGTCAAAAAAAGATCACACCAGTTGGATGTTTATCAGTGATTATTAGCAATAGCGTCAGATTGTTATGCTGGGGCATGTAGGGCTTGTTTACACATACAGAGTGATCAATGGAGAGTAGAGAGTGCGTAGTGATGCTGATTAAATAGAGATTTGGATAACAGCTGGCATCTTCCAAAGTTTCAGCATGCTGTGTTAATAGTTAACATTACCACCACTGAAATGTCCATGTTCCACATCTTTGTTTTGTCTCACCCTGAAGTTCACCAACACTCTCCGAGTGagctttatgtaccaaaataatacattttatacaacCAATTTCCCACCTCTTTTAGGCTTTGTTCCTGCacataaacaacaaataatGGTCAAAAGCAGTTTTAGGacaccatcttttttttattattgaattTGTTAATGTATTATAAAAATTGTGCTTTACCACATTTAAAAGTACATGATATCAATACTCTGGGTCCAAGTTACCAATAGCAAGCCAGAAAATATTAATCTAATCCCCCATTATACTCGATAACAAATCCAAATGAACATGTTCAAACCAGACCATCTTCAAAGCTTTTCCTGGAAAGCCACcatctaacacacctgactcaaaaGATGTCGCTTTAGAAAATCTGAATACATCTTTAGAAATGACCCACTGCCACTTTGTTAGGCTAACTGCAAGACCAAGCAAAATAGACAGAATGACCATGGTAAAGTTGAAAGGTATAAATGACCATAGCAAAAGATAAAAAGATATGTGGACACTTTCATGTGCAGTCTCCAAAAACGCTATGAGGAATAGATCGCATGATTGGTGGACTAGATAAATATAACCAGCAAACTACTCAAATTCAGAACGTTCCTATGCGTGAGGTTTTAGGGAAACTAAAGCTGGCCACCAAACCTGCCAAAGCTcttaaatcacacacacacacacacacacacacacacacacacacacacacacacacacacacacacacacacacacacagctaaaaGTTGGTTTCCTTTTCACAAGGTTCATAGTTCATAGACATAATATACCTTCAGCATGGTCATTTTATAcaaacacaacactaaaccttcacttggaaatggttaaatgagCAGCTAACAAGCAGCACAGCAAAGCTATAATCAGGTGGAGCTGTTGGATCGTTAAGCGTGTCCACACACTTCTATATCTCACATGACACTAATGAGAGGCAAGATTTAATGCAATGCAGCAGGAAATCTCAGTTATTTAGATTTCAGCCTTCATTCCTCATCActagtgtaaaaataaaatcaaggaaaaacattcaaatatgcTGGTTTTCACACTTTAGAAAATAGTTTTAAACTCACTAttcctaaaaaaaaattaataaaataataataatagtgttttACTACCATTGCTGGATCAGGTCTGGCTTTGTGGTCTCATAACAACCCACCCACCGCAGTGGGAGCCTGACTGCATCATAGTCATTGCACTACTATGGATCGTCAAATATCTGAGCATTTGGTTACAAAATGCCTGTGAGAAAGATACGGATACATTGTGAACTCTTATGATCATAAATGTACTTCAGTGGTGGAAATAGACAGGACATGATCAGGACCAGCCTCGCTTAGGGCATCCAAAAAACGTCCAGCAAGCCTGCTATGGAGTTTATGAGTTTGCACAATAAGCATCAGTTGTGCAAAGTCATGCACTCTGTGCCTAGAACAAACTCAAAGGAATTAATATGCAACAAAATGAATACATCAAGGACAGAGACACTAATGTTTGTCTGGgcaatgtttcagtacttttactcacaATACTGTAGTTTCACCAGGATCAGTTTTAGACAGTAAACTTGCCATTATTGCTGGTTGTGATGACTTTATTAATTAATACAAATGATTAAATGACAATGTTGGAAAGCAATAAACACATGCACTGTATTCAGAGATGGTCCCAGGACTATTTTTGTGCACTTATTGTGACTTtgtttctgattggttgccatatatgttcttcttcttgttgTTTTGGCAAGAAGTTCTTGTTtttgctccctttaggggtcgccacagtggatcatctgcctccatcttgccccaTCCAtggcctcctctactttcacaccaaccatctccatgtccaccttcactacatccataaaccttctctgaggtctacctcttctccttctgcccggcagctccatctccaacattctttgaccaatatatccactattcctcctcaacacatgtccaaaccatctcaacctggcctctctggctttatctccaaactgctccaccttcactgtccctctgatctgctcatttctaatcttgtccatccttgtcactcccaacgaaatctcagcatcttcatctctgccacctccagctcagcctcctgtcttttagacagagccacagtctccaaaccacacatcatagcaggaagcactactgtcttgtaaaccttcctgttcactcttgctgctatccttctgtcacacatcagccctgacatccgtctcaacccactccatcctgcctgcaccctcttcttcacctcttttccacactgtccattgctctggatggttgacccatcttagctgccttcttcttctgaatactctcctgcacttcctcattccaccaccaactttccttgtcttctttcctctgaccagacgaaacacccaagacattcttgccagtttctatcaccaccttagctgtagcgGTTGCCATATATGTTGAttcgttcaaaaagcagtgtgAGATGAAAAGTCGAACAAAATGAAATTTCTGAAGTCTTAAAGCATACccgaaaataaataaactgcacTCACTCTTTAGATAGGTCAATCTTTGGAAGGGTGCAATGATACACTTGCTTCCTAACAGCCAGGAATAGCACAACGTTTaaattgaatttattttatgatttttttttaacctcatCACCTTCAAACTACCATTACTCTGCTACTGACTGTCTGCAGGAATAACTCAAATCACTTTGGTGTGACTGGGCAGCTAAAGTCAGCCTCCAGCACTTTAGCTGCCCAGTTACCCAAAAGCGATGGGCAGTCAAATTCAGGTTTGTGACATTATAGTCAAAAGATGCAGCTAATGAATGATATGTGGACTCTGGTCGGGGGATGAATCGTATATTTTGAAACCTGTTTTAATAGTACAATAAACTCTTGAAAGGAAAATCCAGTTTTCCATATCAACATGAATTGAATCTGAagtcaaatgtaaaataaaatatttcagtgcagtatgtataaaTACCTGTGTCCTTTTAACGAAATCATTCCAAGTTTGGAAGCCTTATCCAGAAACAGCTTCTCCAGGGCTTCATCTCCCTCCCTTTTTCCAACGCGGAATGGAATGTTCATGCGGCTACGGCAATCCACATCAACAGGGCATCTGAGGACAGTATTttgggaaaataaaaaataaaaagtgtgcATAAAAAAGTGATAGACATGTTCCACTACCAGCCAAACATAGTTTTAGAGCCAGTGACAAGAAGCTAATGGCCATTAGCCAAGTACACAACAAGTAACATGTCATTTCAAGGAATTGGGTAATGATATTGCACTTCCTGGATTTTTATTAAGGCGAATGCAAATACCAATTATTAGTAAACATGAAGGCCAAAAACCAACCTGTGGAGCCAATATTAATTTGCCTTAAATGTAGTTTGTAGTGTGAAATGATGTTAATTAAAATACTAACCCTAAATATTTGAACATATAAACACAAGTACATGTAGCTTCCCTACAGTATAAAGATTTGGGAATGATGATTTAAAAGGGTaagaatgcagagaaacttTTGGACGTCCTACTTCATCCTATAAAACGGAAAATAACATTTGCGACAAAAAAAGGTGCACTTAAATGAAGTTATTTACTAACGAGTAAAATCCATTGGAGCTGCTGATGACATCATAAATCAAAGATGACTTCTTCTGACTCAGGTTCTCCATGGCTTCTGTGCCTCCATTATTCTTGATCCATTCCAGAACCAGCTTCATGATGTAGATGCTgttaaaaataaccaaaaaacacagaagaaacaagaagggagaaaaaaaaaagaaaagacagccATATCAGCACAGCTGTTATCAAGAGCCCCATCCTTATTTCATGTTTATGAGGTGGAACTACCAACTTCAGGTTTTCATTAAGCTACAGTCAACCCATTTGCAAAAGCTAGAGCTGGGTCCATGAATATAATaacaacccaaaaaaaaaaaaaaaaaaaaaacaactgctgTCTCCAGAGGTGACATTTACAGCAAATACCAAACATGATCAGCGTAACACAGAAGACATAACAGGAATAGTCATAGTATTTTGTGAAATAAAGGTCAAAATTTGGGAAGGGAGTGCAAAtcccagaaaaaaacaaagaaataaattcaaacactgatgtgaattcgtttttaaaaaggtttacaGGAATTAGCCACTTCATTAcgtacacctccttgtatctacactcattaccgctttttatcagctccacttatcataCATATGCCcttttatagttctacaattacagactgtagtccaactATATTTCTGCATACCCATACAgatcaggtattatttgagtggtggatcattctcagcaaagacgtgacactgacatgatggtgtgttagtgttttgcACTGATGCATGttgatcagacatagcagtgctaCCTATTTGGTAAGtacagctgataaaatggacaatgactgtGGAAATAGGGAGGTgtatgtaataaagtggccattcaGTATACATCaatgtaataatatttttttattattcacttGTACAAGTGATAGGAACAAAAACGGGTCCAAccagttttacatttattttgactTAGAAAATTCTACCTGATTGTGAAAATGGAGAGCATGTCGCATTTAATGTCATTTACAGAATTTCTTGTCCATTTATATCTGTTTATAACAGTATTTCTTTTGGTTGTGAAGGTGCAAATACTAGGCGACTAAGCAGAGAGAGGCTATAACACACATAGCTATACTTAAAACGTCACATTTCACCCCAGCTTAGTTGCACATCGCTCTCATCATCCATATATTTCATTCAAGATCACGTTCACCTACACCTCAAACTCTGAGGTGGGAATTCATTTTTGATTTGTCAAATTGGAAGTAGTAAACTGGGCAAAAGGTCATGTGGTGTATGCTCAGTTTGAGATTTACCTGAAGCAAGGGGGCGTGTTGTAGAGGGAGTTATTTCCAGCTTGCACTTGGTAATCCAGTACAATAGGGCACTCCTTCAGGGCTTTACCCAACAGATCCTCCCTCACGATGACAACAGTGACTCCAGCACATCCTATGTTCTTCTGTGCGCCTGCAAATATGAGCCCAAACTTGGAGGACAGACAAATAaaccaatcaaaaaaaaaaagtacatgaaCAGtggaacattaacattacaacAGTAATGTCACAACAAATTAATAATCTATAacagtttccaaaaaagttgggatgctgtgcaaaacatacataaaagtATACAAagatgtgcagatcatttaaaacctatatttaattgaaagcagtacaaagacagcatcaaaatgttgaaactgaattattatttatttacttttttaaacagttgctTGCTGTGAATTTGTTGCCAGCAACACGTTtacaaaaagttgggacagaggcatgtttactactgtgaTTAtcacctgtttttctttttttttttttttttaacaacactaaGTGTTTGGGTACCGAGGAGAACAATTGCTGCAGTTAtgaaaagagaaatgttttcctgctcttgtttgatacaggatttcagcttcTCAACAGTTctgggtctcctttgttgtatcttttgtttcataatgtgccaaatgtttttaatcggtgacagatctggactgcaggcaagaCAGTTTAGCACTCAAACTGTTTTATTATGGAGCCATGACATGtggagaatgtggtttggcattgccttgctgaaatactcaaggccttccctgaaaaagatgtcatctggataGCAGCATACGTTGCTCCAAAATCTGCATATTACGCTCAGCTTTAATGGTGCCTGCATAGACATAAAAGCCACTGGTGCCATGTTCACTAATGCCCCtcggattctctgaatcttttaatgttattatactCAATACATAAAATTCCCAAATTCTTTGCCCCAATATAAAAAAAGCAtatctttttcaaaaaacaaacttttcactttagcatatgttgtctttgcaccATTTTAAACGAAATgtgatttgcatatcactgcattccgtttttatttccattttgcagAGTCCCAACTTTTTCTGGAAACAGTGTTGCAAACAAGAGAACAATAAAATGAGAGAATTATACTGAAGTTTTGGAATGTAAATGCCAACCTTTGAAACATCCACTGGGCGGGACAGGAAATTTGACGACATGTCGCTGACAAGAACTGCTTCCTTGGTATCCGGAATAAAGTTAAACTCGACACCATGGACTGTTTCATTGCAGCAGTAGTAAACATAGGATGCTGAAGGATTCAGTGACCAACTGCTTTTATCTGGGATATCTGAAAGGAGGAGAAGTGTTCATTCTTATTTCTGAGGTCAAAAAGTCTTGACCTGTTTTCTTTGGGGGGGGCCAACatattatgcagaaatacagatggactacagtctgtaattgcagaactacaaaatgcacctatatggtaaatggagctgataaaatgaacaaggaggtgtacttaaagAAGTGGCCAGTCTGGGTGCATCTATAACAGATGGAACAGCTTTCCATGTGAAGAGTAGCTTTAGGTCTCTGCATCTGAGACAACTGAAGACTGTACTGTTAATCTGTAATAGCTAATACCAAATTTCATCAAATAATGTAACTGACCACATAGAAgctatttaattaatttctgcTTTATCATTacaagagaaagacaaaaagcagCCAAACTCGGACTGCCAAGTAACATGTGCTTGTGTTGGTACAGTTTTCATAGCAATGCAGAATATTTACTACTAAGAGCCTCTTTTAGAAAAAGACCTTTTAAAGTTATCAAACATACTGAATAGTTCTAGATGTCATCAAGCTCTACATTACCTAATCAGCTGACTGTCATACAAAGGGCTGAGTTCTCTCTAATCTTCACTCAACACACCCTAACCTAATCTGCCCTAGTGCTGCATGTGCAAAGACGGTTTCCATAATAATGTACCTGATGGAAAATGCTCCTTTGATGCAGGGTGAATTCAAAAGCTCATTAACAACAGCACCCTCTAGTGTTCAAGAAGATAAGCTGAACGCTTCTTTGTGACTTACTGGTGTATTTGTCCAGTTTTGCATGAACCACATTCACTTTGCCATACTTCTCTGCCTCTTTGGCAGCCTTTGCAGACCAAGCTCCAGTCACGACATAATCCGCACATCTGTCCTCCTTCagaccaatcagattcagagGAACAGCGCTGAACTGCCCTGTTCCACCGCCTTGAAGAAACAATACCTTGTAGTTTTCAGGTATGTTTCTGTAaaagaacaagaacaaaaacaaacagatgtTAGCACAATTATTTTGTGATCAGTGGTGTAAACTGTACTCAATTATACGACTCAAAAAAACTCACAGAAGTTCACGGAGAAGATTTTCTGTGGTGTTTACAATCTTGCTGAAATCTGCTGACCTGTGGCTCATTTCtagaaataaaaagaatcaTTAATATCAGTACTTACCTATTAGCCAAGCAATTTCATGTCAAAATGGCTTCTTACCAAGAACACTAATTCCAATGCCACTGTAATCCAACAGCTCATTCTGTGCTTGGAGTAAAACCTGATGGGAAAAAAGGAACATTGTTTACTGTATCCACTGCCTAAAgggttgagttcaggtgtttcagccacacccagtgctaacaggtgtataaaatgaaTCAAACTTCACTTCACAATCCTGTTGTGATGGACAAATTTGGGTCTGATGGAAGAACGTTAGCTAAAAGGGGAACGTTAGCTAAAGGAATACACAGTTCCAACAgtaaggtttggtggaggaggaataatgatcAGGAGTGTGTTTCAGAATTTGGGTTTGGCCCCTTGAGTTCCAATAAATTGTAAGGTTAAAGCTACAAGATAGAAAGACACTATGGGGAAGgccttttcctgttccagcataaTAGTGACCCTGTGTAAAAAGACACCGTTTAACAAGAACGGTGCAGAAGAACTCAAGTGGCCTTCACAGAGAAGGAGCTCAACCAcacagaacatctttgggatgaaagTTGCTTGTTTGACTGAAttgacatacactcactggccattttattaggtacattgatagtaaaaggttggacccccttttgccttcagaactgccttaattcttcatttcataatttcaacaaggtgttgaaacattcctcagattTTGCTTGGTTagttgagttactgttgcctttctatcatctcgaaccagtatGCCCactctcctctgacctctcacatcaacaaggcattttcgtccacacaactgccgctcactggatattttctctttttcggatcgttctctgtaaacactagagatggttgtgtgtgaaaatcccagtagatcagcagtttctgaaatactcagaccagcccgtctggcaccaacaaccatgccacgttcaaaagCCCTCCGAAACAGAGGGAGGCAGAAACAGCTGCAAAAAGTGGGCCCCCAACTCCAATAGTCAGGCATCTACATACTTTTGGGCATATAGCATTCTTCACAACAATACAAAAAAGTGTGGCCCAATTAGGGTTTACAAAGAAAC
This sequence is a window from Pygocentrus nattereri isolate fPygNat1 chromosome 20, fPygNat1.pri, whole genome shotgun sequence. Protein-coding genes within it:
- the psat1 gene encoding phosphoserine aminotransferase, with the protein product MEKKNTINFGAGPAKLPPSVLLQAQNELLDYSGIGISVLEMSHRSADFSKIVNTTENLLRELLNIPENYKVLFLQGGGTGQFSAVPLNLIGLKEDRCADYVVTGAWSAKAAKEAEKYGKVNVVHAKLDKYTNIPDKSSWSLNPSASYVYYCCNETVHGVEFNFIPDTKEAVLVSDMSSNFLSRPVDVSKFGLIFAGAQKNIGCAGVTVVIVREDLLGKALKECPIVLDYQVQAGNNSLYNTPPCFSIYIMKLVLEWIKNNGGTEAMENLSQKKSSLIYDVISSSNGFYSCPVDVDCRSRMNIPFRVGKREGDEALEKLFLDKASKLGMISLKGHRSVGGIRASLYNAVTLEDTEVLAAYMKEFLKEHQPSELKN